From Simkaniaceae bacterium:
TGGATTTGATTCAGTTGATCATTCTAATGGAGAACCAAAAGCATCACCAACACAAAAAGCGGCACTAGCCGCTATTCAATCTGCAAGTAAAGCTTCTGCAACAGCACCTTTAGCAGCACCTAAAGATGCGGCAACATCGCCTCAAATAAGACCGGCAGTATCTACTACTGCGCTTCCGGCATCAGATACAGATAAATCACCAAGTTGCGCTAAAAGCTGCGGCCAAGGATGTTTAGATGGTATACGAGAAACTATAGGACCACGGGAATTAGTAGCCATAAGAAGATCAGATGATGATTCGTGCGCTCACACAGCTGGATATGTAGGAGGCGCTACTTTATGCTACGCTGCAATACGTGTCGTAGGTTGCGTATGCGCAGTTGCATGTGGTGCTTTGCGCGCAGCAGTATCAAGATAGTTAGAAAATGTCTCTTTTAACACTCGGGGACGTTGAGAGGAACATTGGTTGCAAGCCCTCCTGTCGACGTCTCTTTATATTTGGCATGCATATCATTTCCAATTTCTCTCATGGAACCGATCACTTCATCTAAAGAAACCCGGTATTTTCCGCTCCCTCTTAAAGCAAGCCTAGAGGCATTAATCGCTTTAACGACACCCATTGCATTGCGCTCAATACAGGGGATTTGAACAAGTCCACCGATCGGATCGCATGTCGTTCCAAGATGGTGTTCCATTGCAATTTCAGCTGCATTTTCAATTTGCGAAAGAGTACCGCCCATCACTGCAGTTAAAGCACCGGCAGCCATAGAAGAGGCCACTCCAATTTCGCCCTGACACCCCATTTCAGCTGCTGAGATTGAGGCTCCAAACTTATACAGAATAGTAATTGCCCCCGCAGTTAACAAGAAGCGGCAAACACTCTCCTCTGAATACCCGGGAACAAATTTGCGATAATAAAACAATGTTGCGGGGATAACTCCTGCGGCACCGTTTGTTGGCGCTGTCACGACTCGACCACCTGCGGCATTTTCTTCATTCACGGCAATCGCAACCATAGAAGCCCAATCAATGACATGGAGCGGATCTCGGTCTTGACTTTCCTCAAGCTTTTGATGAAGACCAAAGGCTCTCCTATGCACATCGAGTCCGCCGGGAAGAACTCCCTCATTTTTCATACCATTTTGAATCGATTCCTGCATCACAGCCCAAATTTGCAAGAGTCTTTGTTTCACTTCTTCTTCCGTGTGCCATGTCTTTTCGTTTTCCATCATCACTTGATCAATGCGCATGTGGTGCTTGAGGCAATGCTCTTTAAGCTCTTTAAATGTTCTAAAAGGAAACGGAACGGTCACATGCCCTTCAACCTCTTTCACTTTGGTCTCATCCAAGCTGACAACGAACCCCCCACCCACTGAAAAATAGACTTCTTTAATGAGCTTTTTGCTGCCCGGACCATAGGCTTGAAAACGGAGTCCATTCGAGTGGTAGGGCAGACGCTTACCCTTGTGAAAAATCATATTGTGATCGAGATCAAATTGAATGGAGTGCCCACTTAAAAGAGTCAATTGTTTAGAACACTTCACATCTCCCGGCAGCCGATCAACGACATTTAAAGGAACATCTTGCGGAGCATACCCGGCAAGGCCAAGCAAAATCGCCTTATCGGTCCCATGCCCAATCCCGGTCATGGCAAGTGATCCAAACAGCTCAACATCAATACGCTCTGTAATTTTTAAAATATTGTGACTTTCAAGCAGCTCAACAAAACGTCTTGCAGCCCTCATGGGCCCCACCGTATGCGAGCTCGACGGGCCAATCCCGATGGAAAAGAGATCAAAAATACTGACTACCACGTAAAAATCATCCTTCAGTAAATGAAGCACCAGTTTACGTCCCTAACACCATAATTGTCAATGAACTAAACAACACCTCACTAAAAAACCCAAACCATTGAAAACAAACTACTTATGGAGTTATTTTTCAGAAAAACTCAACTAACTGACAGCAAGTCATCTACAATCAAACTAAATTACATAAAAACATAAATTATTATTCAGTAATATGATATAATATTTATTTAGAATAATATTAAAAATATGGTTTTTATTATAATGTCATTAAACTCAACACACACACCTATTATCTCGGGAACCTCTACGACCGATGCATCGATAGGCGCTTTTTTTAGTCCTCCTACAAACAATCCCAAGGGAGTAATTAACGAGGCAATTAAATCCGAAACAGATAAAAAAGCTTCTAGAGTCATTTTGGATTTTTTAACGGCGGTTAAACCGGAAAATATCGAAAGCACAAAGAGCAAGATGACAGAAAACCTCAACATAAAGCTAGAAAAATGCAATCAATCCATCGCCTCAACTGAGAGAACCGGTAGGTCTATGTTACTTCAGCTACAGAAAGAGAGAATTGAGAACCTAATAGCTA
This genomic window contains:
- a CDS encoding L-serine ammonia-lyase, encoding MVVSIFDLFSIGIGPSSSHTVGPMRAARRFVELLESHNILKITERIDVELFGSLAMTGIGHGTDKAILLGLAGYAPQDVPLNVVDRLPGDVKCSKQLTLLSGHSIQFDLDHNMIFHKGKRLPYHSNGLRFQAYGPGSKKLIKEVYFSVGGGFVVSLDETKVKEVEGHVTVPFPFRTFKELKEHCLKHHMRIDQVMMENEKTWHTEEEVKQRLLQIWAVMQESIQNGMKNEGVLPGGLDVHRRAFGLHQKLEESQDRDPLHVIDWASMVAIAVNEENAAGGRVVTAPTNGAAGVIPATLFYYRKFVPGYSEESVCRFLLTAGAITILYKFGASISAAEMGCQGEIGVASSMAAGALTAVMGGTLSQIENAAEIAMEHHLGTTCDPIGGLVQIPCIERNAMGVVKAINASRLALRGSGKYRVSLDEVIGSMREIGNDMHAKYKETSTGGLATNVPLNVPEC